A genomic segment from Candidatus Poribacteria bacterium encodes:
- a CDS encoding carbonic anhydrase family protein, with the protein MDREIFREFKIIYMEFAKLFLRCDSHPIAKSLISIMCILMCITSCGKTRNVPSHTEKTEWGYEPENGPDVWAALSPEYILCAEGKHQSPIDLVNPTPVKLLPITHEYYRTTDLNIRNTGHTIAVTYPEGNWIVVDGTRYQLLQFHFHAPSEHTVAGKPFDMEMHLVHKSEVGSLAVVGLLIENGSHNFAFDPIWAHLPAVPGETQHIGHVNVDLHLMLSTNGQVTDEAGQPFSNTYRYDGSLTTPPCSENVKWIVLTTPIEMSEAQIAAFKAIIHDNNRPVQPLNGRRLLTDVEANE; encoded by the coding sequence TTTACGATGTGATTCGCATCCTATTGCCAAATCATTGATTAGCATTATGTGTATTCTTATGTGTATAACAAGTTGTGGAAAGACAAGGAATGTCCCCTCCCACACCGAGAAAACGGAATGGGGTTACGAACCAGAAAATGGACCGGACGTTTGGGCGGCACTCAGTCCAGAATATATCCTTTGTGCTGAAGGAAAACATCAATCACCGATTGATCTCGTGAACCCCACGCCAGTAAAACTGCTCCCTATCACTCATGAGTACTATCGGACAACAGACCTGAACATCCGCAATACTGGCCATACAATTGCAGTTACTTATCCAGAAGGGAACTGGATTGTGGTTGATGGCACGCGGTACCAACTTCTCCAATTCCATTTCCACGCGCCGAGTGAACACACAGTGGCAGGTAAACCATTTGATATGGAGATGCACCTCGTTCACAAAAGTGAGGTTGGCAGCTTGGCAGTCGTTGGATTGCTGATCGAGAACGGCAGCCACAACTTCGCATTTGACCCTATTTGGGCCCATTTGCCTGCAGTCCCAGGCGAAACACAACACATTGGGCATGTCAACGTGGATCTTCACCTTATGCTGTCAACAAATGGGCAGGTAACCGACGAGGCGGGACAGCCTTTTTCCAACACCTACCGCTACGATGGTTCACTGACGACCCCGCCTTGTTCAGAAAATGTCAAATGGATCGTGCTGACAACCCCGATCGAGATGTCTGAAGCTCAAATCGCGGCATTTAAAGCAATTATCCATGATAACAATCGGCCCGTCCAGCCGTTGAATGGACGCAGACTACTCACGGATGTTGAGGCAAACGAATAG